One Odontesthes bonariensis isolate fOdoBon6 chromosome 17, fOdoBon6.hap1, whole genome shotgun sequence genomic window carries:
- the LOC142366254 gene encoding gap junction beta-7 protein-like encodes MNWSGLESLLSGVNKYSTAFGRIWLSMVFVFRVLVFVVAAQRVWGDESKDFVCNTRQPGCTNVCYDHIFPISHIRLWALQLIFVTCPSLMVMAHVKYREGKDRKYVELHNGSHLYANPGKKRGGLWWTYLLSLVFKAGFDASFLYILYRIYHGYDLPKLSKCSLEPCPNTVDCFISRPTEKKIFMLFMVVSSALCIFMCILEMIYLICKRIVKVSKIRYENERVMFADQHELNIIAPPRSQYRRTDPTLTESQMSLNKREKTREKSASTLL; translated from the exons ATGAACTGGTCGGGACTGGAGAGTCTGCTGAGTGGAGTTAATAAATACTCCACCGCATTCGGGAGGATCTGGCTTTCCATGGTGTTTGTGTTTCGCGTGCTGGTGTTCGTGGTCGCGGCCCAGAGGGTGTGGGGAGACGAGAGCAAAGACTTTGTGTGTAACACACGACAG CCCGGCTGTACCAACGTCTGCTATGACCACATCTTCCCCATCTCCCACATCCGTCTCTGGGCGCTGCAGCTGATCTTTGTGACCTGCCCGTCTTTAATGGTGATGGCTCACGTTAAATACCGCGAGGGGAAGGACCGGAAATACGTAGAGCTGCACAACGGCTCTCATCTGTATGCCAATCCTGGCAAGAAGAGAGGCGGCCTGTGGTGGACGTACCTGCTGAGTTTGGTCTTCAAAGCCGGATTCGACGCATCGTTTCTCTATATTCTGTATCGGATCTACCATGGATATGACCTGCCCAA GCTGTCCAAGTGTTCGCTGGAGCCTTGCCCCAACACCGTCGACTGCTTCATCAGTCGTCcaacagagaagaagatctTCATGTTGTTCATGGTGGTGTCCAGCGCCCTGTGCATCTTTATGTGTATCCTCGAGATGATTTACCTCATCTGCAAACGCATCGTTAAAGTCTCAAAGATCCGGTACGAAAACGAGAGGGTCATGTTCGCCGACCAACACGAGCTCAATATCATTGCCCCTCCCAGGTCCCAGTATCGGAGGACCGATCCGACTCTAACTGAGAGCCAGATGTCTCTGAACAAGAGGGAGAAAACCAGAGAAAAGAGTGCGAGTACGTTGCTGTAG